One region of Acidimicrobiia bacterium genomic DNA includes:
- a CDS encoding DNA polymerase IV, giving the protein MRFAEPIIHIDMDAFFVECERLFDPTLKGKPVAVGGGGNRGVIAAASYEARAFGVHSAMPTVRAKRLCPKLVLIPSDHGRYGEVSRQVFSLVEEEVPVVERLSIDEAFLDVSGLTLLYPHSRSVAVHLRKRIRHEVGIPASCGIASNKFLAKLASGKAKPDGIFVMEAERQLAVLHAFDVRAMWGVGEATYAGLERLGVQTIGDLAGVGDRTLQRTFGRSAGSSLYRLSMGIDDRVVEPHGEAKSISNEQTYDEDLQSDEEIRNEVKRHADRLSTRLRQAHMEAKTVSIKIRFDSFETISRSLTLPSPTAVGQDLMNAAVQLLDRAGIQGRRVRLIGVGGSALVPTSQAVHQLATDRPASWDDLAEAVGEIRDRFGHDAVVPAVVHQKKENPTSDIAAG; this is encoded by the coding sequence TTTGTGGAATGCGAGCGGCTGTTCGATCCGACGCTGAAGGGAAAACCGGTGGCGGTCGGAGGCGGAGGTAATCGCGGCGTAATCGCGGCAGCCTCGTACGAGGCCAGAGCATTCGGAGTTCACTCGGCGATGCCAACCGTTCGAGCCAAACGCCTGTGCCCAAAGTTGGTACTCATCCCATCAGATCACGGTCGTTATGGCGAGGTATCACGACAGGTCTTTTCACTTGTAGAAGAGGAGGTACCGGTTGTCGAGCGGCTCAGCATCGATGAGGCCTTTCTCGACGTGTCGGGCCTCACCTTGCTCTACCCGCACAGTCGATCCGTGGCGGTTCACCTTCGCAAGCGGATCAGGCACGAGGTTGGAATTCCTGCTTCGTGCGGCATCGCTTCGAACAAATTCCTTGCCAAGCTGGCCAGTGGCAAAGCGAAACCAGATGGGATATTTGTCATGGAGGCGGAACGCCAACTGGCAGTGCTCCACGCGTTTGATGTTCGAGCCATGTGGGGGGTCGGGGAAGCCACGTATGCGGGGCTTGAGCGATTAGGTGTGCAAACCATCGGTGACCTTGCCGGGGTGGGTGACAGGACCCTGCAACGGACGTTCGGGAGGTCCGCAGGGAGCTCTCTCTACCGGTTGTCAATGGGTATCGACGATCGGGTCGTCGAACCGCATGGTGAGGCCAAGTCGATCTCGAATGAACAAACGTACGACGAAGATCTTCAATCTGACGAGGAGATTCGAAACGAGGTAAAGCGACACGCCGATCGTCTCTCCACGCGTCTCCGGCAAGCTCACATGGAGGCCAAGACGGTGTCGATCAAGATTCGCTTCGATAGCTTCGAAACGATCAGCCGATCGTTGACGCTGCCGTCTCCGACGGCAGTCGGCCAGGATCTCATGAATGCGGCGGTTCAGTTACTTGATCGAGCGGGTATTCAGGGGCGAAGGGTCCGGCTGATCGGAGTTGGCGGATCGGCCCTGGTTCCGACCTCCCAGGCTGTCCATCAACTCGCCACGGACCGACCGGCCAGCTGGGATGACCTGGCCGAGGCGGTCGGCGAAATCCGGGACCGGTTCGGCCACGACGCGGTCGTCCCTGCCGTCGTTCATCAGAAAAAAGAAAACCCTACCTCCGATATAGCCGCGGGCTGA